In the Terriglobus sp. RCC_193 genome, GTCCCTTCCAGGGTCTGCAGCAGGCCGCCGAGCACGTCGACGACTCGCAACTTGCGCGCACCGAAGCCATCATCAACTCGATGACGAAGAAGGAACGCATCGACCACGAGATGATCAACGGTTCTCGCCGTCGCCGTATTGCAGTCGGCAGCGGCACATCGGTTCAGGAAGTGAACCAATTGCTGAAGCAGTACGGCCAGATGCGCAAGATGTTCAAGGGTCTCGGTTCCGGTGGCGGCAAGATGCAGCGCCGTCTCATGAGCCAGATGGGACAAGCCGGCCGCATGGGTGGCGGTTTCGGCCGCTAAGCACTTCGTGCCGTTCTCGACGCGCTTTCGCGCGTATCTCCATCATCCACAAAAGCCCTATGCTCATTCGTTAGAGATCGCAGACGGCCTTCGAACTCAACCCAACCAATACATGAGAAGCCCCTGTTTGCAGGGGCTTTTCTTTGCCTGCTCGCCGACTCAATCAGTCGCCATTTTCAGCAATGGCATCTTCGTATCAACATAGAGGAATGCCATCGACAGAAAGTACCTTCAGCAACATCCAGGGCCTCATTACAGACGAACAGAGCTTCCTGCTGCGCATCGTCCAGCCTGGTCTCGTCGGTCTGATGGATGGCTCAGTCTCCACGCTCGCCCCCATCTTTGCCACTGCTTTTGCGACACATAATTCGCACACGGCGTTCCTGATCGGCGCCGCGGCAGCCGTAGGCGCTGGCATCTCCATGGCTTTCTCTGAAGCGCTGTCAGACGACGGCAAGCTCACGGGCCGCGGCAGCCCCATTCTGCGAGGCATCGTTACCGGTGCCATGACCTTCATCGGCGGTTTCCTCCACACGCTGCCCTTCCTCATCGGCAACGTGCATCGCGCCCTCATCCTCGCTTACTTTGTCGTCGGCATCGAATTGCTGGTCATCTCCTGGATTCGTTACCGCTTCATGAAAACCAGCTTCGCCGTCAGTTGCCTGCAGGTCATCGTCGGTGGCGGACTGGTCTTTCTCTCCGGCATCCTGATCGGCGAATCCTGATCCTGCGAAAGATTTATCCTGACGAGCCACCGTGGGCCGACTTATACTTCGGCGCATGAGACTCCGCGCCCTTGCACTCGTCGCCTCCCTGCTCTTCAGCGCCACCGCCGCTATCCATGCACAGGACTGGGCGGTGAAACGCCTCGACGCCTCCCCGCGCCACCACGAATACGTCAAGCTGCAGGCCAACGGCAAGCCACTCGACGCATTTGTTGTGTATCCCGAAGTGAAAACGAAGGCCACCTCTATCGTCCTCATCCCGGAGATCTTCGGCCTCAGCGCCTGGGCCAAAAGCATGGCCGATGATCTTGCCGCCGCGGGCTACATCGTGATCGCGCCGGACGTCCTCACAGGCCTCGGTCCCAACGGCGGCGGAACAGACAGCTTCCCCTCGCAGGACCAGGTCACCAAGGCCGTCAGTGGTCTCGATAACGCCGTTGTCATGGCCGATCTCGACGCCGCAGCCGACTACATCACCAAAGTGCCCGCATCCAACGGCAAGCTGGCTTCCGTCGGGTTCTGCTGGGGTGGCGGCAAGAGCTTCGCCTTTGCCACGCACCGCAAGGATCTGAACGCAGCCTTTGTCTTCTACGGCCCACCACCCACCACTGCGGACATGGCCTCGATCAGTGCGCCTGTCTATGGTTTCTACGGAGGCAACGACGCGCGCATTGACGCCACCATCCCCGCGACTATCGAAGCGATGAAAGCGGCAGGCAAGAAGTACGAGCCCGTAACCTATGATGGCGCGGGGCATGGCTTCATGCGCGCAGGCGTCGACCCCACCAACACGGTGGAAGGCAACAAGACTGCACGTGAACAGGGCTTTGCACGGCTCACCGCAGAGCTGGCAAAACTGAACACAGCACCAGCAAGAAAGCGTTCTTCACTTCGCTCTCCTACCCCTGCAAAACGTGTCGTAACAGCAAAGGCCGCACCCATGCGGTGTCATGACATGGATATGGCAGGAATGTAAGCCACATGAAAATTCATTGTCAGCGAAGAAGAGACGGCGCTATGCCGTCCCTTCTTCGCTAAGCAATGTGTACAATGTCCACATTAAGGAGAACGCCTTCATGGCCATCGCATCCACGCACAAAATCACACCGTTTCTCTGGTTCAACGGCAACGCAGAAGAGGCTGTCGATTTCTACATATCCGTATTCCCGGACGCTGAAAAAACAGGCGGTCTCCCCGGCCCCGGTGGCAAACCACTGACGATCTCTTTCCGCCTGGAAGACCTCTCCTTCACAGCACTGAACAGCGACACCGAATTCCGCTTCACGAAAGCCATTTCTTTCCTGGTCACATGCAAGGACCAGGAAGAGATTGACTATTACTGGAATAAATTAACAGCCAACGGTGGTCAGGAAATCGCCTGCGGATGGCTGGAAGACAAGTTCGGTCTGGCGTGGCAGATCTGCCCTGAAAACATCTTCGATCTGGTGAAGACACCCCAGGGATTTCAGGCCATGATGCAGATGAAAAAAATCATTGTCGCCGATCTGGAAGCCGCCGCAAAGGGATAGCTACGCTCCGAAGAAGCCGCGTTCTTTCGCTTCGGCAAGGCGCGGCTCCATATACTGCCACAGTGCCGGGCATCCTTCTTCAATCTGCCCGCGAATACGCTTCACCACGCGCTCATAACTGATGCCGTTTTCTTTCCAGCTCTGGCCGTTGTTATTCAGGTTCAGCAATGCAGGCATAGCGCGGTCAATCGCATTGGCAAACCTTGCCTCCGCCGTCTGGCCCGCTTCAAATTCCTGCCACAACGATTCCAGTTCCGCGGCCTTATCTTTTGGTAGAAAGCCAAAGATACGCCGAATCGCCGCGAGTTCATCGCGCTTGCGTTCCGCCCATCCGCCTTCCACAAACGCCATGGTGTCGCCCGTATCAATCTCGCCGATGTCATGCACCAGCAGCATGCGGATCACATGATTCATGTTCACGGGCTCGGCTGCATACACTTCCAGCGAATACGCAAACAGGCAAAGCTGCCAGCTATGTTCTGCGGAGTTTTCATACCGCTCCAATTCCAGCGGTTTCACCTTCCGCGTTACCGTCTTCAGCTTTTCTACTTCCAGGATGAACTCAATTGCCTGATGCATTTATCCAGCTTAGTTGAAGCAAAGCGCCGAAACATCAGACAATAAAGCCATGGCCGCTTTGCAGGATAAGCTCGACGAGATTACACAGAACACGCGAAAGCTGGTGCAGGCCGAACGGCTCGCCATCAGCGAGCAGGCCATTGCCGAACTTTTCAGCTCTGGCATTGAAGATCACATCCTGCCCGTGGGTACTCTGGCGCCATCATTCGCGCTGGCAGACGCTGTCAGCAGCAAGATCGTTCGTTCCTCCGATCTTCTCGCGCTCGGTCCGCTCATCATCAATTTCTTCCGCGGTCGCTGGGATCCCTATTGCGTTACTGAACTCGAAGTCTGGCGCGACCTTTATCCGCAGGTGCGCGAACGCGGTGCGTTGCTCATCGGCATCTCACCGCAGACGCTGCGCCAGAGCGACTTCACCGTGCAGCAGCACCATATCCCCTACCCTCTGCTGCAGGACGCAAACAGCGTACTGGCAGAGCAGTTCGGCATTGCCTATGCCGTATCAGCAACGCTGCAACGCTACTATCGTTCCATCCTGGTGAATATCCCGTTCATCAACAGTGGCAAGAACATCATGGCCGCACCGGATGACAGCGTATGGAAGCTGCCACTGCCTGCTACCTTTGTCATCGGTCAGGATGGCACCATACGTTTTGCGCAGGCTCACGCCGACTTCCGTGTCCGCCCTGAACCGGAAGACGTCCTCGCCGCGCTCTAACAGCACACTGCTGAACGAAGCCATGCGAACGTAGTTCGTCATCCTGAGCGAAGTGCGAAGCACGCAGTCGAAGGACCTGCTTTCCTTTCCTAACCACGACGTAGCAAGAAAAAGAAAACGCAGCGACCGTTGCGGACATCGCCGCGATCGCTGCGTTCGTTCTATGTCTTCGAGTTACGCCAGTGCTTCCGTGATCGCCAGCCCAAGCTGGTTCAACCCCTTCGATACATCTGCCCCCAGATGCACCCGCAGAGCACGACGTCCACGCTGCTGCAGCACAGCCAAGTCACCCGCCGCCTGCGCATCAATCACCACGCCAAACGTGTACTTCGCATTTGGAATCGACACGTCCACCGCGTGATCCGCAGTAATCTGCAGAAACACACCCGTGTTCGGTCCGCCCTTGTAATCCTGACCGGTGGAGTGCAGGAAGCGCGGTCCAAAGCCGAGGCACGTGGCCACGGTCTTATCGTTGCGCACCAACATACGGAAGCTCTGGATCAGGTCTTCATGCTCCTGCGTCATCTCAATGTAGGCCAGCGTGGCAAAGTAATCGTGCTGCTTGATCTGCGCCAGATGTGCCTTCAGGTAATCGGTCAGCGTCTTGCCGGAAGCAGTCGTGGAGAGCGTCTGTCCATAGCTTTCATCCGCAAACAGCTTAATGCCGTCCACATCCAGAATAGGCTCATGCTCCGCCAGCTTGCCCGTCGCAGCATACTCGTCGGTCAGCTTGCGCGTCTCGATCTTCGCAGCTTCCACGTCGGGCTGGTTGAAGGTGTTAATGCCCATCACCGAACCCGCAACGGAAACCGCAATCTCCCACAGGTAGAAGATCGCCGGCAGTTCATACACATCGTCAATCGTGAAGCGAACCACGGGATGACCAGCCGCAGCCAGCGCATCTACCTTCGCGTCAAGAGCGGTGTTATCTGCGGTGCTCAGGCGAATGTAGGCGAACACACGATCGTTGCCATACACACTCGGCGCGCCAATCGTCTCGCGATCCACAGGCGTAATGCCCTTGCCCAGCTTGCCGGTCGATTCCGCAATCAACTGCTCCAGCCACGCTCCCAGATCAAAAATCTGTGGCGACGTGAAGAACGTCAGCTTGTCGCGGCCAGCGTTGTGGGCATCGCCCAGGATGATGCCCAGCAAAACACCCGGGTTCTTCGTAATCTCAGCCGTGTGCGCCGCATCCACGCCGCGCTTGGCCTGCTGCAGGAACTTCGGCACATCCAGACCAGCCACAGCAGCCGGAACAATTCCGAAATTCGACAGCGCGGAAAAGCGTCCACCAATCGTCTTATCGCCGTAGAAGATGTGACGGAAACCATCCGCCTTCGCTACTGCTTCCATCTTGCTGCCTGGGTCGGTAATGGCGATGAAGTGCTTGCCAGCCTCAGCAGCGCCCACTTCCTTCTGCATCTCGCTGAAGAAGTAATCCTTCAGAATGTTCGGCTCCAGCGTCGAGCCGGACTTCGAAGCCACAATGCAAACCGTCTTCTTCAGGTTCACGGCGGCACGTGCCGCTGCCACCTGCGCCGGATCGGTCGAATCCACAATGTGCAGCTTCGGGAAACCTGCCTGATGACCATAGGTCAACGACAGCACTTCCGGGCAAAGCGACGATCCGCCCATGCCCAGCAGCAGCGCATGTTCAAAACCAGCAGCCTTTACGTCATCACGAAGTGCTGCAAACGACTGCAGATCGCCCAACTGGCGTTCCACAATATCCAGCCATCCCAGCCAGATCGACTCATCGTCAGAGCCCTGCCCGCTGGTCCACAGCGAAGCGTCCTTGGCAAAAAGACGGCCCAGTTTGTTGCCGTTGTGCCAATCGGCAGCGGTAGTAGCAACGGTGCTTTGCAGCGCGGAAGGAAGCGAAACCTGAAGTTCGAGCGAGCTCATAGTGCTTCCATTTTAGAGCGTGTTCCGGGTCTGCAACGTGTCGATGTTTCCTCCAGCAGACAGGCAAGGAATTGCAGCGAATCGATCTGCGGCGTTACACTGAAAGTGCGTTAATCGTCCGTCTGCGCGTTATTCGAACACTACCGCAAAGAGGTGCCTTCGTGTCTGACTCTGCTGTCCTTGATTCGCCTGCCGTTCTCACCGACACTCCCGCAGTGCCCCCGCCACCCGTGAAGGTCTCTCCCGCAAAGGCGCTCGAGATCTACCAGGGTGATGCCAATTTCATGACATCGCTGGCGCGCGGCCTCACGGTGCTGGAGACATTCACACAGCAAACGCCGCAGATGACCATCTCTCAGCTTGCGAACAAGACAGGTCTCAGCCGCGCGGCTGTCCGCCGCTGCCTCTACACCCTCAACAAACTTGGCTACGTGGGTTCCGAAGACGGCCAGCGTTATTCCCTGCGGCCCAAGATGCTGTCGCTCAGCCACACTTACACCGTCAGCAACACACTCTCCTCTGCGGCGCAGCCCATCCTCGAACGCATGAGTGAAAAGCTGAACGAGAGTTTCTCCGTGGCTACGCTGGACGGCGACGAGATCGTTTACATCGCCCGCACCCAGGTGCAGCGACTCATGAGCGTCGATCTTCACATCGGCAGCCGCCTGCCCGCCTACTGCACCAGCATGGGCCGCGTCCTCATCGCATCGCAGCCGCCGGATGAAGTTGAACGTTACCTGTCCCGTGTCGTCCTCAAGCCATTTACACCTCGAACAGTGAATACGGTCGAAAAACTTCGTATGCTCCTGCGCAATGTCCGCCGCAACGGCTACGCCGTCTGCGATCAGGAATACGAAGTCGGACTCCGTTCTATGGCCGTTCCGGTGTACGCTCCCAGCGGCAAGGTCATTGCCACCATCAACCTCAGCGGTCACGCCCCACGCATGCCCATGATGGAGATGCAGGCCAAATTTCTCCCCTATTTGCGCGCCGCAGCCAATGAATTGAGCGTTTTTCTCCGCTAGTCAGTTCGCATCGGAAGAAATTACCCACGCCTGAGAAGATTCCTCCCCGCCCGGGGTGTAATCCAATTTGCGCCACACGCGTCTCCCTAGAACAGCAACTGGAATCCAACTTTGTTGATTTGCAGGGGCTGTATCCGGTGGAGGCGTTTTTGACACCAGAACTCTGTGTCGTCGTACCAACCTTTAACGAACGGGAGAACGTTCCACTCCTGATCCGAGAACTGTCTGCGTCTCTCGAAGGCTGGAACTGGGAGGTCGTGTTCGTTGACGACGACTCCGTCGATGGCACTGCGGACGTTGTCTCCGTCCACGCAAAGACGAACCCTCGTGTTCGCCTCATTCATCGCATCGGGCGCCGTGGACTCTCCTCGGCCTGCCTGGAGGGCATGTTGTCCTCGCAGGCCCCTCTGCTTGCTGTCATGGACGCCGATCTGCAGCACGACTCCAGCATCCTTCCCCGTATGGTGCAATGCCTGCAACAGGGCTCGCACGATGTGGTCGTCGGCACGCGCAACGCCGACGGCGGCAGCATGGGCGAGTTCTGCAAGTCGCGTGTCCTTCTCAGCCGCACCGGACAGCGCCTCAGCCAATGCATCTGCCGCTGCAAACTCTCTGACCCCATGAGTGGCTTCTTTCTGATCCGGCGCAGTTTCCTTATGGAAGTGGTGCGCAACGTCCGCGGAGAAGGCTTCAAGATCCTCGTGGACATGCTAAGTTCCGCCCACCGCCCGATACGACTGGCAGAGGTGGGCTATACCTTCCGCGCCCGTACCCACGGTGAAAGCAAGCTGGACGCCGCCGTTGCCATCGAATATCTCTTCCTGGTGCTGAACAAAATGCTGGGCGACGTCATCCCCGTCCAGCTCACACTGTTCATGCTGGTGGGCACCATCGGCCTTATTCTTCATCTGTTGACGCTGCTCTATCTGGTAGATGGACGGCATGTACATTTCCTTACAGCACAGATCATCGCCACCTTCCTTGCCATGACGGAAAACTTCGTCCTGAACAACCGGATCACCTTCCGCGACCGCCGTCTCAAAGGCAAACATCTCCTGCCGGGAATCCTGCGATTCGCCGTCACCTGCTCCTTTGGCGCATGGGCCAACTTCATCTTCACCCGCGCCCTCTGGCAATCCGGGGTGGAATGGTTGGTTGCGGGCTTCGCCGGCATTATGATCGCGTCTGTCTGGAATCTATCGGTAAGCAGTTTCGTTACGTGGCCCGTCCGTCGCCATACCGCAGACGCACGGCCAGACTATGATCCTGCGATGTCAGGCAATATCGAGGTCACGCATTGAGTCTTTTTGCACGACGATTCTGGAGTCTCTTGGAACGAATCCCCCTGGCCGTCCGCATCCTGTGGCTTATGGCTGCCCTGGCGCTGCCCATCTGGGCCTCGCTCGATGACACAGCCTGGGACATGCAGGTGTACAACCACGCGCTCATCAGCATGGATCGCGGCCATGACCCATACCAGGACGCCACAGACATCCAGAAGCAGCATCACCAACAACTGGCAGCCAACGGGCGGCTGGCCAACGATCAGGCGCCGCCTTATAGCTACGTCTACGCGCCCATCACGCTGCCGCTGCTGAAAGCCCTTGGCCATCTGCCGCGCACGTTACTCATAACGCTGTACTGGCTGGTCTATTTCGCCGGTGCACTTAGCGCCATCGCGGTCTGCGCCACCTTCGCACAAGCCTCTGAAATTCCGGGGGTCCTCTACCTCGCAGGCATTGCCCTCTTCTTCCCGGGTTTGTTGGCCAACGGCGTCATCCTCAGCGGCAATATTGCTTACATCCTTTACGGAGCAATCTTCGCCACAGCCCTGCTCGGCTGGCGACGCAACCAGTGGATCCCCTTTTACGCAGTGATTCTTTTCGCCACCTGCGTGAAAGCGCCCATGCTGTCGCTGATTCTCATCGCGCCGCTCTCCAGTAAGAAGAACTGGCTTCCTACCTTCAGCGTCATCACGGCAGGTATCGGTCTATACGCACTGCAACCGATATTCATGCCATCACTCTTCCGTCACTATCTTGAGGCGGTAGAGCTACAGTTCAGCTTTAATCACGACTTTGGCTGCAGCCCTGCCGGTCTCTTCAGCAGTTTCCTCTACAAGCGCGGCATCCCTTACTCTCCCAGCTGCTACCTCTTCTTTGCGGCCTATGCACTCCCCATCTTTGCGGCTCTGCTCTATGGCGCTCGCCTATACGAACGCGGTCGCATCACGCTTCAGCAGTGGGGTCCTGTTCTTCTTGTCGGCGTGTTGCTCTTAAATCCGCGCATCATGGAATACGACGCCGCAGCCATCACCCTGCCCCTGGCACTGATCGGCTGGCGTGTCGCACGTAGCACTACCCGCCCTGAGCTCGTCTACACGCTGAAAGTCCTTGCCTTCGTCGTCCTGAACGGATTGGCCATCTACAGTTGGCTCATCCGCAAAGCCATCGACGGCCCGCTCATCCTGCTCACCTTCGCAGCCGGATACTGGCTGCTGATGAAAGAAGCAAAGCCAGTGCACGAAGTTCAGACCATAGAACCCCATTCCCGCGCACTGGCTTCCACCTGATTCTTCGTTAAGAGCTACCGCGAAACGCCTTCCAGCGGCGAACTCGCTGAAGCATACAGACGCCTCGGCATACGACCCGCCAGATAAGCCTGCCGTCCGGCCAGCACTGCATTCCCCATCGCCTCAGCCATCAGCACCGGCTCGCGCGCCTCAGCAATCGCCGTATTCATCAGCACTGCGTCGAACCCCATCTCCATCGCAACAGCCGCATCGCTCGCTGTGCCCACACCCGCGTCCACGATCAACGGAACTTCCGTGATCATCTCGCGAAGGATGCGAAGGTTCGCTGTGTTCTGCAAACCAAGGCCTGATCCGATTGGCGCTCCCAGCGGCATCACGGCCGCCGCACCGGCGTCAATCAATCGTTTCGCAAACACAATATCATCAGAGGTATACGGAAGAACTGTAAAGCCTTCCTTCACCAGAACCTCAGTTGCTAACAGTGTCCCGGCAACGTCGGGATACAGCGTCCGCTTGTCGCCAATGACCTCAATCTTCACCCAGTCGGAGATACCCACCTCACGCCCCAGCCGAGCAGCACGGATCGCCTCCTCGCCGGTATAGCAACCTGCCGTATTCGGCAGCAGGAAGTACCGTTGTGGATCGATAAAATCCAGCAACGACTCCTTGGACCGGTCCAGGTTCACGCGACGCACCGCCACCGTAACCATCTCCGCGCCCGACGCCTCAATGGCATCCCGCGTCTCCGGTCCATCCTTGTACTTTCCTGTTCCAACAATCAGCCGCGACTGAAATGCCTTGCCTGCAATGACGAGAGGTTCCATGCCTTCCATTCTATGAGCGGTTCTCACGCTTATGCAGTGTCCTGCGTCACCAGAAACGGTAAAAGGTGTCGTCCAATTCAACTGCGCTTAGTCAGCCATGCCGCATTCTTCGCAAGCTGGTCGGCAGGCACATCCTGTAGCAGGGTTACCAGCAGGTCCGACATCCGCACACTCGCCAATTTCTCCCGCCACGCCCGGTCCGCATCCCACATCACCCGTGCAATGCCGCAGGGCTTTGTGTCGCAATACCCCGGTTCGCGGCATGGATTATTCCCGCGAATCTCTGTGCAGACAAACGTGGAAGCCTTCCCCTCCACCGCCTCCACCACATCCAGAAACGTAATCTGATCCGGCGAACGCTTCAGGCGATAACCCCCATTGGGGCCGAGTGTTCCTTCCACCAGCCCCGCCAGCGACAACGCCTGAAGCGCCTTGGCCAGATATTCCTTCGGAACCCCATGAAACTCCGCCAGCACCTTCGCAGGCAGAAAATGGCCCTCCGGCAACCCCGCCAGTATCGCGCAACAGTGTAGGGCCCATTCCACATGATTCCGAAGTTGCATTAGCTCAACCCTGCCGCCGCCAGGCCGTACACCTCATCCTGCGATCCCGGCACCGCCCGGAAAGCAATGGAGGCACGGTTCCATCCATTAATCACCATCAAAACAAAGGTCAGGTCCGTCAATTCCTTCTCCGAAAGTTCCTTCCGAGCCGACTCGAAAATGGCGTCGCTCACGCCATGAGCATCCAGCTTCGTCACCGCCTCGGTCCACTCCAGGGCGGCGCGTTCCTTCGGGGTAAACAGGTTGCTCTCGCGCCAGATGCTCACATGGTAAAGCCTCAACTCACGTTCCCCGGCAATCTTCGCCTGCTTCACATGCATATCCAGGCAGAAGGCGCAGCCATTCAATTGCGAAGCGCGAATCTCCACCAAGGCCTGCAGCTTTTCGTCGATGACGCTCTTCTTCAGAGCCATGCTCATCTCCAGGTACTTGCGGAACAACTCGGGTGACTGGTGCGCGTAATCAATACGAAGTGACATGAGACTATCCCTCTCTTTCTTATACGGATATTTATTATCCGTAATTAAGATGTTCCTTGCGAATGCTCGATGCAAGAACAAAACAAAAAAGAAATGGCCCGTGCCGGATAGGCATGCGGGCCATTTCTTATTTGCGGTGAACTGTTGAGATTTGACCTGAGGCGTCCACTCGTTCGGAGGGCCTCGGCGGAGTCAGCCGTGCAAAATCCCCATACTGGCGGATGTAGTGCATTGTTCGGCGAGATTGCCAGGTCTGGAGCGGAACGCTCTAGGCCTCAGTCACCTCACGTGTTGAACCACACAAACTACTGTCACATTTCATAGGCTTGGACCATCCTCCTTTCCCGTGTAAGCGTGAGACTACGCCTGCCGAAAACCGTTAGCAAGACCATACAAACGCCGGAATCCGCCAGTCTCAAGGCATCCCCGCCACCTTTTGCCAACGTCTCAAAAAACCGGTTGCTGAATTCAGAAAGAGAAAAGCTGGGGGTTCCATGAAGGGTCTCACCATTGTTGGAGTTGTATTGGTTCTCGCGGGCATTGTGACGCTGGTTACCGGTGGATTTTCTTTCAAGGAAAAGAAGCAGGACGCCAAACTAGGCCCCATCCAGGTCAGCCACACGGAAGAGCATTCCTTTCCGATCGGCCCTGTTGTCTCCGGCGTTCTTATCGTTGCCGGGCTCGGC is a window encoding:
- a CDS encoding VIT1/CCC1 transporter family protein; the encoded protein is MPSTESTFSNIQGLITDEQSFLLRIVQPGLVGLMDGSVSTLAPIFATAFATHNSHTAFLIGAAAAVGAGISMAFSEALSDDGKLTGRGSPILRGIVTGAMTFIGGFLHTLPFLIGNVHRALILAYFVVGIELLVISWIRYRFMKTSFAVSCLQVIVGGGLVFLSGILIGES
- a CDS encoding dienelactone hydrolase family protein → MRLRALALVASLLFSATAAIHAQDWAVKRLDASPRHHEYVKLQANGKPLDAFVVYPEVKTKATSIVLIPEIFGLSAWAKSMADDLAAAGYIVIAPDVLTGLGPNGGGTDSFPSQDQVTKAVSGLDNAVVMADLDAAADYITKVPASNGKLASVGFCWGGGKSFAFATHRKDLNAAFVFYGPPPTTADMASISAPVYGFYGGNDARIDATIPATIEAMKAAGKKYEPVTYDGAGHGFMRAGVDPTNTVEGNKTAREQGFARLTAELAKLNTAPARKRSSLRSPTPAKRVVTAKAAPMRCHDMDMAGM
- a CDS encoding VOC family protein — translated: MAIASTHKITPFLWFNGNAEEAVDFYISVFPDAEKTGGLPGPGGKPLTISFRLEDLSFTALNSDTEFRFTKAISFLVTCKDQEEIDYYWNKLTANGGQEIACGWLEDKFGLAWQICPENIFDLVKTPQGFQAMMQMKKIIVADLEAAAKG
- a CDS encoding HD family hydrolase, with product MHQAIEFILEVEKLKTVTRKVKPLELERYENSAEHSWQLCLFAYSLEVYAAEPVNMNHVIRMLLVHDIGEIDTGDTMAFVEGGWAERKRDELAAIRRIFGFLPKDKAAELESLWQEFEAGQTAEARFANAIDRAMPALLNLNNNGQSWKENGISYERVVKRIRGQIEEGCPALWQYMEPRLAEAKERGFFGA
- a CDS encoding peroxiredoxin-like family protein, whose protein sequence is MAALQDKLDEITQNTRKLVQAERLAISEQAIAELFSSGIEDHILPVGTLAPSFALADAVSSKIVRSSDLLALGPLIINFFRGRWDPYCVTELEVWRDLYPQVRERGALLIGISPQTLRQSDFTVQQHHIPYPLLQDANSVLAEQFGIAYAVSATLQRYYRSILVNIPFINSGKNIMAAPDDSVWKLPLPATFVIGQDGTIRFAQAHADFRVRPEPEDVLAAL
- a CDS encoding bifunctional transaldolase/phosoglucose isomerase — translated: MSSLELQVSLPSALQSTVATTAADWHNGNKLGRLFAKDASLWTSGQGSDDESIWLGWLDIVERQLGDLQSFAALRDDVKAAGFEHALLLGMGGSSLCPEVLSLTYGHQAGFPKLHIVDSTDPAQVAAARAAVNLKKTVCIVASKSGSTLEPNILKDYFFSEMQKEVGAAEAGKHFIAITDPGSKMEAVAKADGFRHIFYGDKTIGGRFSALSNFGIVPAAVAGLDVPKFLQQAKRGVDAAHTAEITKNPGVLLGIILGDAHNAGRDKLTFFTSPQIFDLGAWLEQLIAESTGKLGKGITPVDRETIGAPSVYGNDRVFAYIRLSTADNTALDAKVDALAAAGHPVVRFTIDDVYELPAIFYLWEIAVSVAGSVMGINTFNQPDVEAAKIETRKLTDEYAATGKLAEHEPILDVDGIKLFADESYGQTLSTTASGKTLTDYLKAHLAQIKQHDYFATLAYIEMTQEHEDLIQSFRMLVRNDKTVATCLGFGPRFLHSTGQDYKGGPNTGVFLQITADHAVDVSIPNAKYTFGVVIDAQAAGDLAVLQQRGRRALRVHLGADVSKGLNQLGLAITEALA
- a CDS encoding IclR family transcriptional regulator C-terminal domain-containing protein produces the protein MSDSAVLDSPAVLTDTPAVPPPPVKVSPAKALEIYQGDANFMTSLARGLTVLETFTQQTPQMTISQLANKTGLSRAAVRRCLYTLNKLGYVGSEDGQRYSLRPKMLSLSHTYTVSNTLSSAAQPILERMSEKLNESFSVATLDGDEIVYIARTQVQRLMSVDLHIGSRLPAYCTSMGRVLIASQPPDEVERYLSRVVLKPFTPRTVNTVEKLRMLLRNVRRNGYAVCDQEYEVGLRSMAVPVYAPSGKVIATINLSGHAPRMPMMEMQAKFLPYLRAAANELSVFLR
- a CDS encoding glycosyltransferase family 2 protein: MEAFLTPELCVVVPTFNERENVPLLIRELSASLEGWNWEVVFVDDDSVDGTADVVSVHAKTNPRVRLIHRIGRRGLSSACLEGMLSSQAPLLAVMDADLQHDSSILPRMVQCLQQGSHDVVVGTRNADGGSMGEFCKSRVLLSRTGQRLSQCICRCKLSDPMSGFFLIRRSFLMEVVRNVRGEGFKILVDMLSSAHRPIRLAEVGYTFRARTHGESKLDAAVAIEYLFLVLNKMLGDVIPVQLTLFMLVGTIGLILHLLTLLYLVDGRHVHFLTAQIIATFLAMTENFVLNNRITFRDRRLKGKHLLPGILRFAVTCSFGAWANFIFTRALWQSGVEWLVAGFAGIMIASVWNLSVSSFVTWPVRRHTADARPDYDPAMSGNIEVTH
- a CDS encoding thiazole synthase, which translates into the protein MEPLVIAGKAFQSRLIVGTGKYKDGPETRDAIEASGAEMVTVAVRRVNLDRSKESLLDFIDPQRYFLLPNTAGCYTGEEAIRAARLGREVGISDWVKIEVIGDKRTLYPDVAGTLLATEVLVKEGFTVLPYTSDDIVFAKRLIDAGAAAVMPLGAPIGSGLGLQNTANLRILREMITEVPLIVDAGVGTASDAAVAMEMGFDAVLMNTAIAEAREPVLMAEAMGNAVLAGRQAYLAGRMPRRLYASASSPLEGVSR
- a CDS encoding Rrf2 family transcriptional regulator encodes the protein MQLRNHVEWALHCCAILAGLPEGHFLPAKVLAEFHGVPKEYLAKALQALSLAGLVEGTLGPNGGYRLKRSPDQITFLDVVEAVEGKASTFVCTEIRGNNPCREPGYCDTKPCGIARVMWDADRAWREKLASVRMSDLLVTLLQDVPADQLAKNAAWLTKRS
- a CDS encoding carboxymuconolactone decarboxylase family protein, which translates into the protein MSLRIDYAHQSPELFRKYLEMSMALKKSVIDEKLQALVEIRASQLNGCAFCLDMHVKQAKIAGERELRLYHVSIWRESNLFTPKERAALEWTEAVTKLDAHGVSDAIFESARKELSEKELTDLTFVLMVINGWNRASIAFRAVPGSQDEVYGLAAAGLS
- a CDS encoding DUF3185 domain-containing protein, whose product is MKGLTIVGVVLVLAGIVTLVTGGFSFKEKKQDAKLGPIQVSHTEEHSFPIGPVVSGVLIVAGLGLAVAGARSK